A window of Gambusia affinis linkage group LG03, SWU_Gaff_1.0, whole genome shotgun sequence contains these coding sequences:
- the hs3st1l2 gene encoding heparan sulfate (glucosamine) 3-O-sulfotransferase 1-like 2 — MLWTVLLALLVLLLLQTQLSVCLRDLRSGASVSPLQSPPPSSSSPSSASSSSSSYNATQQRLPGAIIIGVRKGGTRALLEMLNLHPDVEVAKAEVHYFNVEEHFRRGLAWYRAQMPFTLPGQLTVEKTPGYFAAPQVPVRVWDMNPAVRLLLIVRDPAERLVSDYTQVLHNRLTQDKPYQPLEELLLHEGHINHGYKALQRSLYHLHLARWLEVFPREQIHVVDGDALIRDPFPELRKAERFLDLPPRINPSNFYFNTTKGFYCLLSAGHDKCLDESKGRPHAPLSTQALKKLCRYFRKPNKLFFEMVGRSFSWC, encoded by the exons ATGCTGTGGACGGTGCTGCTGGCGCTGCTGGTGCTTCTCCTGCTGCAGACTCAGCTCTCTGTTTGCTTAAGGGATCTGCGCAGCGGGGCGTCCGTTTCGCCTCTTCAgtctcctcctccatcctcttcctccccctcctcagcatcatcatcatcctcctcttaCAACGCTACCCAGCAGCGGCTGCCCGGAGCTATTATCATTGGCGTGCGGAAAGGCGGCACCAGAGCCCTGCTGGAGATGCTCAACCTGCACCCAGACGTGGAGGTGGCGAAGGCCGAG GTCCACTACTTCAACGTGGAGGAACACTTCCGCCGGGGTCTGGCCTGGTACCGAGCCCAGATGCCCTTCACCCTGCCGGGCCAGCTGACGGTGGAGAAAACCCCCGGCTACTTCGCAGCCCCCCAGGTTCCAGTTCGGGTGTGGGACATGAACCCGGCCGTCCGGCTGCTGCTCATCGTCAGGGACCCGGCGGAGAGGCTGGTCTCCGACTACACCCAGGTCCTCCACAACCGCCTGACGCAGGACAAGCCCTACCAGccgctggaggagctgctgctccacGAGGGCCACATCAACCACGGCTACAAGGCGCTGCAGAGGAGCCTGTACCATCTGCACCTGGCCCGCTGGCTGGAGGTTTTCCCCCGGGAGCAGATCCACGTGGTGGACGGCGATGCGCTCATTCGGGACCCGTTCCCGGAGCTGAGGAAGGCGGAACGGTTCCTGGACCTTCCACCCAGGATAAACCCCAGCAACTTTTACTTCAACACCACCAAAGGCTTCTACTGCCTCCTGTCCGCCGGACACGACAAGTGCCTGGACGAGTCTAAAGGCCGACCGCACGCTCCGCTGAGCACGCAGGCCTTGAAGAAGCTCTGCCGGTACTTCAGGAAGCCCAACAAACTCTTCTTTGAGATGGTGGGAAGGTCGTTCTCCTGGTGCTGA